In Halobacillus amylolyticus, the following proteins share a genomic window:
- a CDS encoding polysaccharide biosynthesis protein codes for MSSAFRKRLALLIIIDSIIVSFSIYMSHFFLNPYVETFDWMMFVSALTLLLTHHLFSSVLGMYRKKWRYASMEELLGIIVVVSLSIISAAAIQALAFSTIYERALIITWMLHILLIGGVRFAWRYYKTYGLTVNPKGKKAKLVKNDPNIKTTLIVGAGSAGRMLARQMKDSAEVNTNIVGFVDDDFTMHHLTISGLPVLGSTEKIEEVSSKYGINHIVIAMPSIERNRVKDIIQQSQKVVKNVQTLPMIEDIALGNVSVNQIRDVSIEDLLGREPVELDIDSISSEINGKTVLVTGAGGSIGSEICRQLVKFGPERLVLLGHGENSIYSIHMELSQLDINIELVTTIADVQDRDRIFEVVNEYKPSYIYHAAAHKHVPLMEANPKEAVKNNVIGTKNVAEAADVAGVANFVLISSDKAVNPTNVMGATKRVAEMVVQSLSQASQTKFVAVRFGNVLGSRGSVIPLFKRQIASGGPVTVTHPDMTRYFMTIPEASRLVMQAGALARGGEIFVLDMGEPVKIVDLAKNLISLSGFTEEEIGIKFAGIRPGEKMYEELLGEGEVHSKQVFPKIYIGKNNDVPVTELYNFIDFEIDTLANIDIKNTVFRLIKLRGNDVRSTEKQIEHI; via the coding sequence ATGTCTTCAGCTTTTAGAAAAAGATTGGCCTTATTAATTATCATAGATTCTATTATTGTTTCTTTTTCAATATATATGTCTCACTTTTTCCTTAATCCTTATGTAGAAACATTTGATTGGATGATGTTTGTATCAGCTTTAACTTTATTGCTAACTCACCATCTATTCTCAAGTGTGCTCGGGATGTATAGGAAGAAATGGCGTTATGCCAGTATGGAAGAACTACTGGGAATTATAGTTGTTGTCTCCTTATCCATCATATCGGCTGCAGCTATTCAAGCTTTAGCTTTTAGTACAATCTATGAACGAGCACTTATTATTACTTGGATGCTACATATTCTATTAATTGGCGGGGTAAGGTTTGCCTGGAGATACTATAAAACATATGGTCTTACAGTTAATCCTAAAGGTAAAAAAGCAAAGTTGGTTAAAAACGATCCAAATATAAAAACGACATTAATCGTAGGGGCTGGCTCTGCAGGGCGTATGCTGGCTCGCCAAATGAAGGATTCAGCAGAAGTAAATACAAATATTGTTGGCTTTGTAGACGATGACTTCACTATGCACCACCTGACGATTAGTGGACTGCCTGTGCTCGGGAGTACGGAAAAAATTGAAGAGGTTTCAAGTAAATATGGAATCAATCACATAGTTATTGCAATGCCGTCGATCGAGCGCAATCGTGTTAAGGACATTATTCAGCAATCACAGAAAGTAGTGAAGAATGTTCAAACATTGCCGATGATTGAAGACATTGCTTTAGGCAATGTATCGGTTAATCAAATTCGTGATGTTTCAATTGAAGATTTATTAGGACGAGAGCCAGTCGAATTAGATATTGACTCTATTTCTAGTGAGATCAATGGGAAGACAGTTCTCGTAACAGGAGCAGGTGGATCTATTGGTTCAGAAATCTGCAGGCAGTTGGTCAAGTTTGGTCCTGAAAGACTTGTCTTGTTAGGTCATGGAGAAAATAGCATTTATAGCATTCATATGGAATTATCTCAGTTAGATATAAATATAGAGCTTGTGACGACTATCGCAGATGTTCAGGATCGTGACCGTATTTTTGAAGTGGTTAATGAATATAAACCGTCTTATATCTATCATGCGGCTGCTCATAAACATGTTCCGTTAATGGAAGCGAATCCGAAAGAAGCGGTAAAGAATAATGTGATTGGTACGAAGAATGTTGCGGAAGCGGCAGACGTTGCTGGAGTTGCAAATTTTGTTCTTATTTCGTCTGATAAAGCCGTTAACCCAACGAATGTAATGGGAGCCACAAAACGTGTGGCTGAGATGGTTGTGCAATCATTAAGTCAGGCTAGTCAGACCAAATTTGTGGCGGTACGGTTCGGTAATGTGTTAGGAAGCCGTGGTAGTGTAATTCCGTTGTTTAAGAGGCAGATTGCGAGTGGTGGGCCCGTAACAGTGACCCATCCTGATATGACACGGTATTTCATGACTATTCCTGAGGCTTCGAGGTTAGTGATGCAAGCTGGAGCCCTAGCTCGTGGGGGAGAGATTTTTGTGCTGGATATGGGTGAGCCGGTGAAAATTGTTGATCTGGCGAAAAATCTTATTTCTCTTTCTGGGTTTACGGAGGAAGAGATTGGAATTAAGTTTGCTGGGATACGACCTGGTGAGAAGATGTATGAGGAGCTTCTTGGTGAAGGTGAAGTTCATTCTAAGCAAGTCTTTCCTAAGATCTATATAGGTAAAAACAATGATGTGCCTGTTACTGAGCTATACAATTTCATTGATTTTGAGATTGATACACTAGCTAATATTGATATTAAGAATACCGTTTTTAGATTGATCAAACTAAGAGGTAACGATGTAAGGTCAACAGAGAAACAGATCGAGCACATTTAG
- the galU gene encoding UTP--glucose-1-phosphate uridylyltransferase GalU produces the protein MKKIKKAIIPAAGLGTRFLPATKAMPKEMLPIVDKPTIQYIVEEAIASGIEDIIIVTGKGKRAIEDHFDNNFELEDNLMKKEKFELLDKVNETSNVDIHYIRQKEPKGLGHAVWSARKFIGNEPFAVLLGDDIVEADPPCLKQLIDQYEETESSIIGVQQVADDQTHRYGIIDPSSNENRRYQVKTFVEKPAQGTAPSNLAIMGRYILNPEIFPFLEQQKTGAGGEIQLTDAIQELNELQSVFAYDFEGSRYDVGEKFGFIKTTIEFALKNNEIGSDVEELLNSLVNPKVHN, from the coding sequence ATGAAGAAAATTAAAAAAGCAATTATCCCCGCTGCTGGGTTAGGTACGCGCTTTTTACCAGCTACTAAAGCTATGCCTAAAGAAATGTTACCTATTGTTGATAAACCAACTATTCAATACATAGTTGAAGAAGCAATTGCATCAGGAATTGAAGATATAATAATCGTTACGGGTAAAGGGAAACGAGCTATAGAAGACCATTTTGATAATAACTTTGAACTTGAAGATAATTTAATGAAAAAAGAAAAATTTGAATTACTAGATAAGGTAAATGAAACGTCTAATGTAGATATTCATTACATTCGCCAAAAAGAACCTAAAGGATTAGGACATGCAGTGTGGAGTGCACGTAAGTTCATTGGTAATGAACCATTCGCAGTACTTCTGGGTGATGATATTGTAGAGGCAGATCCCCCTTGCCTTAAACAATTAATAGACCAGTATGAAGAAACTGAGTCGTCCATTATTGGAGTTCAACAAGTTGCTGATGATCAAACACATCGTTACGGTATTATTGATCCCTCAAGTAATGAAAACCGCCGTTACCAAGTGAAAACATTTGTAGAGAAGCCTGCACAGGGTACAGCACCTTCAAATTTGGCTATTATGGGGCGTTATATTCTTAATCCTGAAATCTTCCCATTCTTAGAACAACAAAAGACAGGAGCTGGTGGAGAAATCCAGTTGACTGATGCGATTCAGGAATTAAACGAACTTCAAAGTGTATTCGCTTATGACTTTGAAGGTAGCAGATATGACGTTGGTGAAAAGTTTGGTTTTATAAAAACTACGATAGAGTTTGCTTTGAAAAATAACGAAATTGGCTCAGACGTAGAAGAACTATTAAATTCTTTAGTAAATCCAAAAGTCCATAATTAA
- a CDS encoding UDP-glucose dehydrogenase family protein: protein MNVAVVGTGYVGLVTGVSLSDIGHTVTCIDIDNEKILKMQQGISPIYEPGLSGMMIKNINEGRLYFTSDHKQGFESAEVIYIAVGTPEREDGSANLSFVEQVAKDIASHAIRDTVVVTKSTVPVGTNDKIQSIIDKNLMYPVNIEVISNPEFLKEGSAIYDSFNGDRIVIGSNSEEAASTIEEINKPFGVPVFKTDIKSAEMIKYASNAFLATKISFINEISNICERLGANVEDVANGMGLDKRIGDKFLNAGIGYGGSCFPKDTKALIQIAGNVEYDFELLKGVVRVNQKQQGLLLEKLSERIPDLKGKRIAVLGLAFKPNTDDMREAASLVVTEELINVGVEVVAYDPIAMDNARRILNDKVQYADSVEEAVSGSDATLILTEWDEVRNVNIGVFKSMNYPLIIDGRNCFALEQMKDNNIEYHSVGRPSVSSKNGHVLLS from the coding sequence ATGAATGTTGCAGTAGTGGGTACTGGCTATGTTGGACTAGTTACCGGTGTAAGCTTGTCAGATATTGGTCATACCGTTACGTGTATTGATATAGATAATGAAAAAATATTAAAAATGCAACAAGGAATCTCACCTATTTATGAACCGGGTCTTTCAGGTATGATGATCAAAAATATTAATGAAGGGAGACTTTATTTTACGAGTGATCATAAGCAAGGTTTTGAAAGTGCAGAAGTAATTTATATTGCAGTAGGGACACCTGAAAGAGAAGATGGATCAGCTAATCTTTCATTCGTAGAACAGGTAGCTAAAGATATAGCTTCTCATGCTATTAGGGATACAGTCGTAGTGACTAAGAGTACAGTGCCGGTGGGAACGAACGATAAAATCCAATCTATTATTGATAAAAACTTAATGTATCCAGTTAACATTGAAGTCATTTCAAACCCAGAGTTTTTAAAAGAAGGGTCCGCTATTTATGACTCATTTAACGGAGATCGCATTGTCATTGGATCTAATAGTGAGGAAGCAGCAAGTACCATTGAAGAAATTAATAAGCCCTTCGGAGTCCCTGTATTTAAAACAGACATAAAAAGTGCTGAAATGATTAAGTATGCATCTAATGCATTTCTTGCAACAAAAATCAGTTTTATCAACGAGATCTCAAACATTTGTGAGAGACTAGGTGCTAATGTTGAAGATGTTGCAAATGGCATGGGTTTGGATAAGCGAATAGGAGACAAATTCCTGAATGCAGGAATAGGTTATGGAGGTTCTTGTTTTCCTAAAGATACGAAGGCATTGATTCAAATAGCGGGAAACGTAGAGTATGACTTTGAGTTACTTAAAGGTGTGGTAAGAGTCAATCAAAAGCAACAAGGATTATTGCTTGAGAAATTAAGCGAACGTATTCCTGATTTGAAAGGGAAACGCATCGCTGTATTAGGGTTAGCATTTAAACCTAATACAGATGATATGAGAGAAGCTGCTTCCTTAGTTGTAACAGAAGAATTAATTAATGTGGGAGTAGAGGTAGTAGCTTATGATCCGATTGCAATGGATAATGCGAGGCGAATTCTTAATGATAAAGTTCAATACGCTGATAGTGTGGAAGAAGCAGTGAGTGGCAGTGATGCTACACTGATTCTTACGGAGTGGGATGAAGTCAGAAATGTTAATATAGGAGTGTTTAAGTCAATGAACTATCCTCTTATTATTGATGGAAGAAACTGCTTTGCACTAGAACAGATGAAAGATAATAATATTGAATATCATTCAGTCGGTAGACCGTCAGTTTCTAGTAAAAATGGCCATGTATTATTAAGTTAG
- a CDS encoding sugar transferase, producing MYLKIKRLMDITLSLIGLIALSPIILILIIAIKLDSSGPVLFKQKRVGLHKSYFNMLKFRTMRVDTPKDTPTHLLESPEQYITGMGKFLRKTSLDELPQIWNIFVGQMSIIGPRPALWNQYDLIEERDKYNANDVSPGLTGWAQINGRDELPIEIKAKLDGEYVQKVGFWTDFKCFFGTIVSVVKSDGVVEGGTGNQQDNDEIASTKENM from the coding sequence ATGTATTTGAAAATTAAAAGATTGATGGATATAACTCTTTCTTTAATAGGGTTGATTGCATTATCACCTATTATCCTAATTCTAATAATAGCGATTAAGTTAGACTCCAGCGGGCCAGTCTTGTTTAAACAAAAACGTGTAGGGCTTCATAAGTCTTATTTTAATATGTTGAAATTCCGTACCATGAGAGTAGATACACCGAAAGACACACCAACACACCTTCTTGAAAGCCCAGAACAATACATTACAGGGATGGGTAAATTCTTAAGGAAAACCAGTTTGGATGAACTTCCCCAGATCTGGAATATTTTTGTCGGACAGATGAGTATTATTGGTCCGAGACCAGCACTATGGAATCAGTATGATCTTATAGAAGAAAGAGATAAGTATAATGCTAATGATGTCTCGCCCGGGCTTACCGGGTGGGCACAGATTAATGGTAGAGATGAACTTCCTATAGAAATTAAGGCGAAGTTGGATGGGGAATATGTTCAAAAGGTTGGTTTTTGGACGGACTTTAAATGCTTTTTTGGAACCATCGTGAGCGTTGTCAAGAGTGATGGCGTTGTTGAAGGCGGGACAGGTAATCAACAAGACAACGATGAGATCGCAAGTACCAAGGAGAATATGTAA
- a CDS encoding NAD-dependent epimerase/dehydratase family protein yields MKKILITGPNSYIGTSLEKWLENSPEQYYIDAISLRDVLWKEKDFSDYDVVFHVAGIAHVSSDPRMEEMYYKVNRDLTIETAEKAKNEGVKQFIFMSSIIVYGESISDKRFINRETVPRPSNFYGNSKLKAEEGIKPLENDSFNVAIIRPPMIYGKGSKGNYPKLAKAARKLPVFPNIDNQRSMLHIDNLCEFIRLIIDNEESGLYFPQNNEYVKTSEMVKLIAEVHGKKIRLTRLFNPFLKLMGLKLGVINKVFGNLVYEKELSNYKEEYRVRSLQDSIELTEKWTGR; encoded by the coding sequence ATGAAAAAGATACTGATAACAGGACCTAATAGCTATATAGGAACAAGTCTAGAAAAGTGGTTAGAAAATTCACCTGAACAATATTATATCGATGCTATTAGTCTTAGAGACGTCTTATGGAAGGAAAAAGATTTCTCTGACTATGATGTCGTTTTTCATGTAGCGGGGATTGCCCATGTTTCTTCAGACCCCAGAATGGAAGAGATGTATTATAAAGTGAATCGTGACCTTACTATTGAGACGGCAGAGAAAGCCAAGAATGAAGGTGTGAAGCAGTTCATTTTCATGAGTAGTATCATAGTTTACGGTGAAAGTATCAGTGATAAAAGATTCATTAATAGAGAAACAGTTCCTAGGCCAAGCAATTTTTATGGTAACAGTAAGCTAAAAGCAGAAGAAGGAATTAAGCCGTTAGAGAATGATAGCTTTAATGTAGCTATCATTAGACCACCTATGATTTATGGCAAAGGTTCCAAAGGCAATTATCCTAAGCTTGCTAAAGCGGCTCGGAAACTTCCTGTATTTCCGAATATTGATAACCAGCGAAGTATGCTCCATATTGATAACCTTTGCGAATTTATTCGGCTTATAATCGATAATGAAGAAAGCGGCCTATATTTCCCGCAAAATAATGAATATGTGAAGACGAGTGAAATGGTGAAGCTGATCGCTGAAGTTCATGGAAAAAAGATAAGGCTTACAAGGTTGTTTAATCCTTTTCTGAAGCTTATGGGACTGAAACTAGGAGTTATTAATAAGGTGTTTGGTAATTTGGTATATGAGAAGGAATTATCGAATTACAAAGAAGAATATAGAGTTAGAAGCTTACAAGATTCGATTGAATTAACAGAGAAATGGACGGGGAGGTAG
- a CDS encoding glycosyltransferase family 4 protein — translation MKKHILVISQYFYPEQFRINDICIEWIKRGYKVTVITGIPNYPEGRYYLDYGVFKKRKEVYNGIEIVRLPLIPRGNNSVMLALNYFSFVVSGLFWNLFTKLDPDYVFIFEVSPMSQALPGVWHAKKRNIPCFLYVQDLWPENVEIITGIKNKFIINSIGKMVDYIYKRTTKIFTTSNSFIKAIENRGVPKQKIEYWPQYAEGFYQPLSNCYVDEIPLDDMFNITFAGNIGYAQGLDILPHVAKRIQENYKNNNVRFNIIGGGRYKSDLEELVFQMEVDNMFNFIPKQKPEKIPEFLSVSDAAFLCLTESKLFEMTIPAKLQTYMACGMPIIGSADGETSNIIKSSGAGVCSPTGDIENLAENIIYLSRIGKDELIQIGSKSKKYYDFHFNKDNLLESMDQHFMLNH, via the coding sequence GTGAAGAAACACATTCTTGTGATTTCCCAATATTTTTACCCTGAGCAATTCCGTATTAATGATATTTGTATAGAGTGGATTAAGCGAGGATATAAGGTTACAGTCATTACAGGAATACCAAATTATCCTGAGGGAAGATACTACCTTGATTATGGGGTTTTTAAGAAAAGAAAAGAAGTTTATAACGGAATTGAGATCGTTAGGCTTCCTCTTATACCACGAGGTAATAACTCCGTTATGCTGGCACTTAATTATTTTTCATTCGTAGTATCTGGGTTATTTTGGAATTTATTCACAAAGTTAGATCCTGATTATGTCTTTATTTTCGAGGTATCACCAATGAGTCAGGCTTTACCGGGTGTATGGCATGCAAAAAAAAGAAACATCCCATGCTTTCTATATGTTCAAGATCTATGGCCTGAGAATGTAGAGATTATTACAGGGATCAAGAACAAATTTATTATTAATTCTATTGGAAAGATGGTTGATTATATCTACAAAAGGACAACTAAAATATTTACCACCTCTAATAGCTTCATTAAGGCAATTGAAAATAGAGGTGTTCCGAAACAAAAGATTGAGTATTGGCCTCAATATGCTGAAGGCTTTTATCAGCCTTTAAGTAATTGTTATGTAGATGAAATTCCTTTAGATGATATGTTTAATATTACTTTTGCGGGTAATATTGGATACGCTCAAGGGTTGGATATCCTTCCCCATGTAGCAAAAAGAATTCAAGAAAACTATAAAAATAACAATGTTCGCTTTAATATAATTGGTGGTGGAAGGTATAAAAGTGATTTAGAAGAATTAGTGTTTCAAATGGAAGTAGATAATATGTTTAACTTTATACCAAAGCAAAAGCCTGAAAAAATACCAGAATTTTTATCAGTGAGTGATGCAGCATTTTTGTGTTTAACTGAGAGTAAATTATTTGAGATGACAATTCCGGCAAAGTTGCAAACTTATATGGCGTGTGGAATGCCGATTATTGGGTCTGCCGACGGTGAAACCTCAAATATAATAAAAAGCTCAGGAGCAGGGGTTTGTTCACCAACTGGAGATATAGAAAACTTAGCAGAGAACATCATATATTTATCTAGAATAGGTAAAGATGAATTGATTCAAATAGGGTCGAAATCAAAAAAGTATTATGACTTTCACTTTAACAAAGATAATTTGTTAGAGTCTATGGATCAACACTTTATGTTAAATCATTGA
- a CDS encoding nucleoside-diphosphate sugar epimerase/dehydratase, translating into MFKNKTLLITGGTGSFGHAVLNRFLKTDVKEIRIFSRDEKKQDDMRREYQNEKVKFYIGDVRNKESVKNAMYDVDYIFHAAALKQVPSCEFFPMEAVNTNVVGTENVLAAAIETGVEKVVCLSTDKAAYPINAMGISKAMMEKVFVAKSKIVSPTRTLICGTRYGNVMASRGSVIPLFINQIKEGKPLTVTDPNMTRFLMSLDEAVELVVFAYKNAEAGDIMVQKSPASTIGVLAQALKELFDANNEIKIIGTRHGEKLYETLLTKEEYVVAEDLGGFFRVPADQRDLNYDKYFEEGNNQLSTIQEYNSHNTRILDVEEVKEKLLELEFIQDELIQWKDKVTV; encoded by the coding sequence ATGTTTAAAAATAAAACACTACTAATAACCGGTGGTACGGGGTCATTTGGTCATGCCGTGCTAAATCGTTTTTTAAAAACTGATGTGAAGGAAATTAGGATCTTCTCACGTGATGAAAAGAAGCAAGATGACATGCGTAGAGAATATCAAAATGAAAAAGTTAAATTTTATATAGGCGATGTTCGAAATAAAGAAAGTGTAAAGAATGCTATGTACGACGTTGATTATATTTTTCATGCTGCAGCATTAAAACAAGTCCCTTCGTGTGAATTTTTCCCTATGGAAGCAGTGAACACAAATGTGGTTGGAACTGAAAATGTTTTGGCAGCAGCTATAGAAACTGGTGTTGAAAAAGTAGTATGTCTCTCTACTGACAAAGCAGCGTATCCAATTAATGCGATGGGGATATCTAAAGCAATGATGGAAAAAGTTTTTGTTGCTAAGTCGAAAATTGTTTCTCCTACACGGACACTAATATGTGGGACAAGATATGGAAACGTAATGGCCTCAAGGGGTTCTGTAATTCCGCTGTTTATTAATCAGATCAAAGAAGGAAAGCCGCTTACGGTGACGGATCCTAACATGACACGCTTCTTAATGAGTTTAGATGAAGCTGTTGAACTTGTTGTATTTGCCTATAAGAATGCAGAGGCAGGAGATATCATGGTTCAAAAATCACCTGCCAGCACCATAGGGGTTTTGGCCCAAGCATTGAAGGAGTTATTCGATGCTAATAATGAAATAAAAATTATTGGTACTAGACACGGAGAAAAGCTTTACGAAACACTCTTGACAAAAGAAGAATATGTTGTTGCCGAAGATCTGGGTGGTTTCTTCCGAGTCCCAGCAGATCAGCGTGACTTAAACTATGATAAGTATTTTGAAGAAGGCAATAATCAGCTTTCTACCATACAGGAATACAATTCCCACAACACAAGAATATTAGATGTAGAGGAAGTAAAAGAGAAGCTTCTTGAATTAGAGTTCATCCAAGATGAGCTTATTCAGTGGAAAGATAAAGTAACGGTTTAA